The Lachnospiraceae bacterium oral taxon 500 genome window below encodes:
- a CDS encoding 2,3-diphosphoglycerate-dependent phosphoglycerate mutase yields the protein MKLVLVRHGQSEWNLKNLFTGWTDVELTELGVQEAKEGGRLLREGGYDFDVCYTSYLKRAIHTLNHILEEMDREWLPVYKTWRLNERHYGALQGLNKSETAAKYGEDQVTIWRRSFDVMPPALEEQDERNPRNQAAYRNEDASLLPLTESLKETIERAVPFFEDVIKKDMLAGKRVLIAAHGNSLRALVKYFDKMTAEEIMKVNIPTGVPLVYEFDANFNVTAKYYLGDQEELKKKMESVANQGKAK from the coding sequence ATGAAATTAGTGTTAGTCAGACATGGTCAAAGCGAATGGAATCTGAAAAATCTGTTTACCGGCTGGACAGACGTTGAGTTGACGGAATTGGGCGTTCAGGAAGCCAAAGAAGGCGGCCGGCTGCTGCGGGAAGGCGGATATGATTTTGACGTTTGTTATACCAGTTATTTAAAGAGAGCAATTCATACTTTAAATCATATTTTGGAAGAAATGGACAGAGAATGGCTTCCGGTTTACAAGACCTGGCGCTTGAACGAAAGACATTACGGGGCGCTGCAGGGATTGAATAAGTCCGAGACAGCTGCGAAATACGGTGAGGATCAGGTCACGATTTGGCGCCGGTCTTTTGATGTTATGCCGCCGGCACTGGAGGAGCAGGATGAGAGAAATCCACGCAATCAGGCAGCTTACCGGAATGAAGATGCAAGCCTTTTACCGCTGACCGAAAGTTTGAAAGAAACGATTGAAAGAGCAGTTCCGTTCTTTGAAGATGTCATCAAGAAAGATATGCTGGCCGGTAAAAGAGTATTGATTGCGGCACACGGCAATTCGTTGCGGGCACTGGTTAAGTATTTTGATAAGATGACAGCCGAAGAAATTATGAAGGTTAATATTCCGACCGGTGTGCCTTTAGTTTATGAGTTTGATGCAAACTTTAACGTCACCGCTAAATATTATCTGGGCGATCAGGAAGAATTGAAAAAGAAGATGGAGTCGGTTGCCAATCAGGGAAAAGCAAAGTAA
- a CDS encoding sodium-translocating pyrophosphatase, with the protein MYFLLFASVALALGLAAYNFYSVKKLSPGTDVMQEIAEAIQVGAAAFINHEYKMIARIAVVIAVVLAVLVEWYVGVAFLLGALMSATAGFIGMKIATLANVRVSNRARETKSLGKTLKVAFQGGSVMGLSVGGFALLGLGIVYLVFGEIMGQLRPEQLVIIDNWLGINFIPFTMTISGYALGCSVIAMFDRVGGGIYTKAADMGADLVGKTEAHIPEDDPRNPATIADNVGDNVGDVAGLGADLLESFVGALISAGVLAGYFYYTKSGLADSAFSAEVAKTMIVYPVSFAAVGLISCVIGVLSLLVRNVSEEAHRELNYATWISAALTVAGSGVLTYVLFSKADISTLGFRAGTLSPWYSAVVGIVAGIVIGFLAEYYTSYDYKPTKQVAQASLEGTALTITEGLSIGMKSAFLPVLVLALATLAANAFAGLYGVAMAAIGMLSFVAATVSVDTYGPIADNAGGISEMSKLDPKVREITDKLDSVGNTTAAIGKGFAIGSASLAALSLLASFLYSQSNPGDIQGFDLILNMIDTHTLAGALVGAALPFYFSGLLIEAVAKAAGKMVAEVRRQFKEFPGILDGTQKPDYKTCIEISSAGALKEMKYPALLSVTIPIIAGFIFGANFVGGLLIGTTMSAIMLALFTANSGGAWDNAKKLVESGGLPGHGKGSEVHASTVVGDTVGDPLKDTVGPSLDILIKIMSVISLILVSVFGKYNLFSFFNF; encoded by the coding sequence ATGTATTTCTTATTGTTTGCGTCCGTCGCTCTGGCTTTGGGGCTGGCGGCGTATAATTTCTATTCCGTCAAGAAGCTCAGTCCGGGAACCGATGTAATGCAGGAGATAGCCGAAGCGATTCAAGTTGGAGCGGCGGCTTTCATTAATCATGAATATAAGATGATTGCCAGAATTGCGGTGGTCATTGCCGTTGTTCTGGCGGTACTGGTTGAGTGGTATGTGGGGGTCGCTTTCCTGCTTGGTGCACTGATGAGTGCAACGGCTGGATTTATCGGTATGAAAATTGCCACGCTGGCCAATGTCCGGGTGTCGAACCGGGCGAGAGAAACGAAGAGTCTTGGCAAGACGCTGAAGGTTGCTTTTCAGGGCGGTTCGGTTATGGGACTGTCGGTTGGCGGCTTTGCGCTGCTGGGATTGGGGATTGTCTATCTTGTTTTCGGGGAAATTATGGGACAGCTTCGGCCGGAACAGCTTGTTATTATTGACAACTGGCTGGGGATTAATTTTATTCCGTTTACAATGACGATTTCCGGTTATGCTTTGGGTTGTTCGGTCATTGCTATGTTTGATCGGGTTGGCGGCGGAATTTACACCAAGGCGGCTGATATGGGCGCAGACCTGGTTGGTAAGACCGAGGCACATATTCCGGAGGATGACCCGCGCAATCCGGCTACGATTGCCGATAATGTCGGCGATAATGTCGGTGATGTGGCTGGCTTAGGGGCTGATCTCCTGGAATCTTTTGTGGGAGCTTTGATTTCGGCCGGAGTATTGGCCGGATATTTTTACTATACCAAAAGCGGTTTAGCGGACAGTGCTTTTTCAGCGGAAGTGGCTAAAACCATGATTGTATATCCGGTTTCATTTGCGGCGGTCGGACTGATCAGCTGCGTAATAGGGGTATTGTCTCTTCTGGTTCGCAATGTATCGGAGGAAGCGCATCGGGAACTAAACTATGCGACATGGATTTCGGCGGCTTTAACGGTGGCCGGCAGCGGTGTTTTAACCTATGTTTTATTTTCTAAGGCGGATATCAGTACTTTGGGTTTTCGAGCCGGTACGCTTTCGCCGTGGTATTCGGCGGTGGTGGGAATTGTGGCCGGAATTGTGATTGGATTTTTGGCGGAGTATTATACATCTTATGATTATAAACCGACTAAACAGGTGGCGCAGGCTTCTTTGGAGGGAACGGCGCTGACGATCACCGAGGGCTTATCGATTGGTATGAAATCGGCCTTTTTGCCGGTGCTGGTGCTGGCGCTGGCGACTTTGGCGGCGAATGCTTTTGCCGGACTCTATGGGGTAGCGATGGCGGCGATCGGGATGTTGTCGTTTGTGGCGGCAACGGTGTCAGTTGATACCTATGGGCCGATTGCCGATAATGCCGGCGGTATCAGCGAAATGAGTAAATTAGACCCCAAGGTGCGGGAGATTACGGATAAGTTGGATTCGGTCGGCAATACGACGGCGGCTATCGGCAAGGGTTTTGCGATTGGTTCGGCTTCGCTGGCAGCGCTTTCGCTTTTGGCTTCTTTCCTTTACTCGCAGAGTAATCCCGGTGATATTCAGGGTTTTGATTTGATTTTGAATATGATTGATACGCATACTTTAGCAGGTGCTTTGGTGGGCGCGGCGTTGCCGTTTTATTTCTCGGGTCTTTTGATAGAGGCGGTAGCGAAGGCGGCCGGTAAGATGGTGGCTGAGGTGCGCCGTCAGTTTAAGGAGTTTCCGGGAATTTTAGATGGGACACAGAAGCCGGATTATAAGACTTGTATTGAGATTTCATCGGCCGGAGCGCTAAAGGAGATGAAGTATCCGGCGCTGTTGTCGGTGACGATTCCGATTATTGCCGGGTTTATTTTCGGGGCAAACTTTGTCGGCGGTTTGCTGATTGGTACGACGATGTCGGCGATTATGCTGGCGCTTTTTACGGCAAACAGCGGCGGTGCCTGGGATAATGCCAAGAAGTTGGTGGAGTCGGGAGGACTGCCGGGACATGGCAAGGGGAGTGAGGTGCATGCATCGACGGTGGTCGGCGATACGGTTGGTGATCCGCTGAAGGATACGGTTGGGCCGTCGCTGGATATTCTGATTAAGATTATGTCGGTTATTTCTTTGATTTTAGTGTCGGTTTTCGGCAAGTATAATTTGTTTAGCTTTTTTAATTTTTAA
- a CDS encoding 23S rRNA (pseudouridine(1915)-N(3))-methyltransferase RlmH — protein MIRIISVGAVKEEYIHQAVLQEAGRIRQREKLELLAVDDEKCPEELSDKEKEMVKRGEGERILRLLRPEERVIALTLEGKAFRPREFAAMLRGEPVCFLIGGSLGLSPEVRKRADRELSFGPMTYPHQLMRWILLEQIGLALR, from the coding sequence ATGATTCGAATTATCAGTGTAGGTGCGGTCAAAGAAGAATATATTCATCAGGCGGTCTTGCAGGAGGCTGGCCGTATCCGCCAAAGGGAGAAATTAGAGTTACTAGCGGTGGATGATGAAAAGTGTCCGGAGGAGCTATCGGATAAGGAAAAGGAAATGGTCAAGCGCGGGGAAGGTGAGAGAATTCTGCGTTTGCTTCGGCCGGAGGAGAGGGTGATTGCTTTGACTTTAGAGGGAAAAGCCTTTCGACCGCGGGAGTTTGCTGCCATGCTGCGGGGTGAGCCGGTTTGCTTTTTGATTGGCGGAAGTCTTGGCTTATCGCCAGAGGTGAGGAAAAGAGCGGATAGGGAGCTTTCTTTTGGCCCGATGACGTATCCGCATCAGCTGATGCGCTGGATATTGCTGGAGCAGATAGGTCTGGCTTTGCGCTGA
- a CDS encoding XRE family transcriptional regulator encodes MAIGKRIKALRENLSITQEELAKQIGTTKQNIYKYENEIVTNIPSDKIESLANILNTTPAYLMGWEEDVQDYTPPQTIAVHATEDLTEEEQEKVREYIQFLKMKRGL; translated from the coding sequence ATGGCTATTGGGAAAAGAATAAAAGCATTGAGAGAAAATCTTTCTATTACACAAGAAGAATTAGCGAAACAGATAGGCACTACAAAGCAAAATATATATAAGTACGAAAATGAAATTGTAACAAATATTCCTTCTGATAAAATTGAATCTCTTGCAAATATCCTTAATACCACTCCCGCCTACCTAATGGGCTGGGAAGAAGATGTCCAAGACTACACCCCACCACAAACGATAGCGGTACACGCCACAGAAGACTTGACCGAAGAAGAACAGGAAAAAGTAAGGGAATATATCCAATTCCTTAAAATGAAGCGAGGGCTGTAA
- a CDS encoding plasmid stabilization protein, whose protein sequence is MEIVYSKQAVKDLKSIQKQEAIKIMEQIAKLPLGDVKALQGSEGQRYRLRVGRYRALFYYLENDIIIYKVAPRSKIYKGDYL, encoded by the coding sequence ATGGAGATAGTTTATTCTAAGCAAGCGGTCAAAGACTTAAAATCCATACAAAAACAAGAAGCTATCAAAATCATGGAGCAAATTGCAAAACTTCCTCTTGGCGATGTAAAAGCCTTGCAAGGTTCAGAGGGACAAAGATATCGCTTGCGCGTTGGGAGATATAGAGCTTTATTTTACTATTTGGAAAATGATATTATAATTTATAAAGTAGCACCAAGAAGCAAAATATACAAAGGAGATTACCTATGA